The following DNA comes from Sediminitomix flava.
ACAAACTTTCCCCTAAAGCAGTCATTGATCAAAGAAGAATATTAGAAATCAAAAGGCTATTGAAAGGAACAGACACCCCTGTTAAGACAATCGCCTATGAACTTGGTTTTGACGAACCTACAAACATGGTGAAATACTTTAAAAAGCACACAGGCCTTACCCCAGTCGCATTTAGAACAGATAAAGCTTAATAATACTTTTGCATTCTACGATAGTTTATATATTTGCTAAATCTTAGATTTCAATACTTTTTAATACGACTAACACTTTAAGGATGAAAAAAATAACTTACTTGGTGGCCATTCTATTGGGAATCGCTGTTCTTTTCTATCTGATGCTTCCAAGGTTTTTATATTCAATGGTAACAGAATTCGAGCCTTTTACCTTTGAAAAAGTATATTCAGACACCAGCCTAATTAGACATTTCGGCATCAAAAACCATAAGACACCAAAAGATTATGGCTATGAGAATTCGGAAGATATTACTTTTTATTCTTTACTAGACAGTCAGAAACTTAGTGCATGGTATGTCCCTGCCAAAAAAGAATCAGATAGTACTTTATTCTTTATTCATGGAAGAACATCCAACCGATTAAAAACCATGAAGTACTTAGAAATGATGCGTGAAACACAGTTAGATACCCTTTATAATGTATTCATTGCTGACTTTAGAAATTCTGGTGAATCTGCAAATCAAGACTTGACAATCCAAAAAACATATATGGGATATAAGTTTGCTGAAGATTTGGCAGGAGGTATTGAATATTTGAAGAAAGAAAAGGGACAGAAAAAATTCACACTTTACGGCTTTTCGATGGGTGCTATGACCATATTCACCTATATCGGACGTGAAGACCTCAAACATGACATTTCATCTATTGACAAGATCATTGTTGATAGTCCTTTATCAAATGTTCCAGCACTCATCCACGACCAATCTTCATCGATGCACGTGCCAGATGCCATATTTGATGAAGCCATCGATTTGGTCAATCACGACATCAATGGTTACTTCAATAAATTGACCATGGCTGATCAACTAAAAGACTTTGATAAGCCGATACTAGTTTTACAAAGTAAGACAGACCCTACTACCCCACTGAAATATACAGAATCCGAGTTGAAGAAAATGAAAGGAAAAAATATTCAAACTTGGATCGTAGAAGATGCAGGACACGTAAAGATGTATTCTAAACCAAAATACCACAAAGAGTACATTCAGCGTGTAAATACATTTTTAAGAAATTAATTGGAAAAAAATTCCGCTTAAGTATTCAAAATGAACCTCTTTCATCTACAATATGAAAGAGGTTTTTTTTCACTTTTTTCTCATAAAAGCGCTTGCATTTCTACATAATCCTTAATTAACGATCTGTTTACAGGAAAAAAACATAAAAACTAATCGTTTTAATTATATAAGTCATACATTAGCGTATGTTTATTCGTCAGCACCCATATTAGCTGACATTATAATTTTTATTTTCGTTATGAATATTTTTGTTGCCAGATTAAATTACGCCACTAAAGAAGAAGATTTACGAGCTACTTTCGAAGCTTTTGGAGAGGTGAGTTCTGCTAAAATCATCATGGACAGAGAAACAAACCGTTCTAAAGGTTTCGGTTTTGTGGAAATGGCTGACGATGAAGCTGGAGAAATTGCTATCCAGAATTTGAATGATACTGAGCTTGACGGAAGAACTATTGTTGTTAAGAAGGCTGAGCCAAGAGAAAACAACCGTAGCAACAACCGTTACAACCGTGAAAATTCTTGGAACAACGACAGATACTAATATCTGCTTGTTCATTTAGATATGACATCTCTTTCTACTGATAGAGATATTTGGGCGATTCCAATTTTTGGAATCGCCTTTTTATTTTTAATCGATCAAATAGCCCTTTTATCAACTATCAACGGATTTGAGTTTATCGAAATAGAAATACCATTCGTCGGATTATGAAAGCACTTAGTAGAAGTAGCCGAACGACTTCTTCTTGGTCAAGGTTCTGTTGGTGTAATTCAAGAAACAACAGTACGACAACCTAAGAACCAAGACTAAAACCTAACTATATTCGATGAGAAAATTAACTTATCTAGGCTTAATCTGTGCAACAACAACCTCACTCTTTTCTTGTACACAAGAAGAAAACATACCTACGCTTTCCAACCAGAATAATGTAACTACAATTACAGAAATGAAAGATGTTCAGGTTCCAGAACAATTTTCATGGTCAGCAAGTCTTCCATTAGATTTGAACATTCAATTTCAGAATATTGGAGAAACAAACTTCAACTTAGAGAATGAGCTTGTTCTTCTGATGGATATGGATGGAAACCATCTTACTCAAGCTTTCATAAAAGATAATACAGTTTCATTTTCAGGAAAATTACCTCATTCCCTAAATAAACTACAGGTATATTTCCCCAAAACTCAGAATATCCTTGAGGTTTATCCTAATGAAGGTGATGTATGGATGGAAGTAGCAGACCTTAGTACAAATGCCGTATTTGAAAATGAGTTTTTGTACATTGACGGTCTTAAGTACTTCGATTACCAAGCAAAAAGTAATGCTAGAGTACAAACAAGTGGAGACGCTGATAATGATGGCGTAGCAGATGAATTTGATTCATTTCCCAATGACCCCAACAAAGCCTTTAACGAAAGATATCCACTATCAGGTTATCACTCAACATTATTTGAAGACCTTTGGCCATACCAAGGAGATTATGATTTCAACGATGTTGTTGTTTCTACGATCATCAATACGATTAAAGATCCTCAAAATAATATAATCCAACTATCAGTAAGTATAGACATTGATGCTAACGGCGGAGACTTTAACTCAGATATCATGCTTCGTCTGCTAAAATCTGACAAGACATCATTCGGACAACAGATTATTTCAAGTGTAGGTGGTGCTGATGGTTTTGAGCCTGGTTTGCAGGAAGTATCAAGTAACCTCATAAAAGTGATTTCAAACAATCAAAACTTAGGTTACAAAAACAATGGAGATGGAGCGAATGGTGATATTGAAAATAAGAGTTTTTCAATCGTAATTGACCCTGCTTTAGAAATAAAGAGCATTGACCCTAATATATTTATCTGCCGCACTTTTGATCGTTCACATGAAATTCATGGCAGTGATTATCCAGCAACCGTTAGTTTCAATTCTGCTATGCTAAATACAGGAAATGACAATGGTAACTTTATGACATCTGATGGGTATCCATGGAGAATTGAAATTTTTTCAAGCACAAAATTCTACCACCCAAAAGAAGGGGTAAGTATTGTCAACGCATATCCTGACTTTGCGAATTGGGTACAAAACAATAAACAAAGTTATACGGACTGGATGGAAACACCTCAAATGAGTAAAGTATTTGTTCAGGAATAGAATCTATTCCATAGCTAATTAAGTCAGAAGCCCTTGTAATCGTGATTACAAGGGCTTTTTTTATACATCAAATTCAATTCTTAAGTCTCAAAAATGGATTTCCTACATGTGTAATTTTATCGAAATATCAGTACTGTTTATCGGGTAAAACTCCTGCTTAGTAGAAGTGCATGAACGTAGCTTTCAAAGACAGGGTTCTACTGATGAATTAAGAAACAATACGACTTACACAACCTACACTAGAACCTAATACCAACTAGAAACTAATGAGAATATTAACTTACCTAAGCTTTTTATGTGCTGCTTTATTTTCTTGTACGCAAGAAGAAAACGTTCCTACTCTTATTACACAACAGACTAATACAGGAACGATAAGCACAATGAACGAACTTCAAGTTCCTGATCAATTTTCTTGGTCTGCGAGCCTTCCTC
Coding sequences within:
- a CDS encoding alpha/beta hydrolase, yielding MKKITYLVAILLGIAVLFYLMLPRFLYSMVTEFEPFTFEKVYSDTSLIRHFGIKNHKTPKDYGYENSEDITFYSLLDSQKLSAWYVPAKKESDSTLFFIHGRTSNRLKTMKYLEMMRETQLDTLYNVFIADFRNSGESANQDLTIQKTYMGYKFAEDLAGGIEYLKKEKGQKKFTLYGFSMGAMTIFTYIGREDLKHDISSIDKIIVDSPLSNVPALIHDQSSSMHVPDAIFDEAIDLVNHDINGYFNKLTMADQLKDFDKPILVLQSKTDPTTPLKYTESELKKMKGKNIQTWIVEDAGHVKMYSKPKYHKEYIQRVNTFLRN
- a CDS encoding RNA recognition motif domain-containing protein, which codes for MNIFVARLNYATKEEDLRATFEAFGEVSSAKIIMDRETNRSKGFGFVEMADDEAGEIAIQNLNDTELDGRTIVVKKAEPRENNRSNNRYNRENSWNNDRY
- a CDS encoding LruC domain-containing protein, whose product is MRKLTYLGLICATTTSLFSCTQEENIPTLSNQNNVTTITEMKDVQVPEQFSWSASLPLDLNIQFQNIGETNFNLENELVLLMDMDGNHLTQAFIKDNTVSFSGKLPHSLNKLQVYFPKTQNILEVYPNEGDVWMEVADLSTNAVFENEFLYIDGLKYFDYQAKSNARVQTSGDADNDGVADEFDSFPNDPNKAFNERYPLSGYHSTLFEDLWPYQGDYDFNDVVVSTIINTIKDPQNNIIQLSVSIDIDANGGDFNSDIMLRLLKSDKTSFGQQIISSVGGADGFEPGLQEVSSNLIKVISNNQNLGYKNNGDGANGDIENKSFSIVIDPALEIKSIDPNIFICRTFDRSHEIHGSDYPATVSFNSAMLNTGNDNGNFMTSDGYPWRIEIFSSTKFYHPKEGVSIVNAYPDFANWVQNNKQSYTDWMETPQMSKVFVQE